The Bacteriovorax sp. Seq25_V genome includes a region encoding these proteins:
- a CDS encoding protein-glutamate O-methyltransferase CheR, translated as MNNFIFFKKIVHKYLGVDLEMSDETRNIGKMNNFLKSLNITNNLEEYYRALTTDEEKEEFKKNLIDIVTINETSFFRDKIPFEYIRSLLDGKTKLDVLSIPCSFGQEVYSLAILFEENNFKSYQIYGVDISSEVVDYARRGQYNTFEISRGISEDMQNKYFIKDEKKFDVSPKIRSKVSFSVGSVLDRNVFINSVDLILCRNLLIYFNDKTRETVILNLLNSLKKGGKLILGGGERVSHPSLLVEYYSGMPVYTKI; from the coding sequence TTGAATAATTTTATTTTTTTCAAAAAAATAGTTCATAAGTATTTAGGTGTTGATTTAGAAATGTCTGATGAGACACGAAATATTGGAAAAATGAATAATTTTTTAAAAAGTTTGAATATAACAAACAACCTTGAAGAATATTATCGGGCACTGACAACAGACGAAGAAAAAGAAGAATTTAAAAAAAATCTCATTGATATAGTTACAATTAATGAGACTTCCTTTTTTAGAGATAAAATTCCATTTGAATATATAAGATCTCTCCTAGATGGTAAAACGAAACTAGATGTTTTATCTATTCCTTGCAGTTTTGGGCAAGAGGTTTATTCCTTGGCAATTCTCTTTGAAGAAAATAATTTTAAGAGTTACCAGATTTATGGAGTAGATATTAGCTCTGAAGTTGTTGATTATGCTCGACGTGGTCAATATAATACTTTTGAAATTTCGCGTGGGATTTCTGAAGACATGCAAAATAAATACTTCATCAAGGATGAGAAGAAGTTCGATGTTTCACCAAAGATTCGCAGTAAGGTCAGCTTTTCTGTTGGGAGTGTACTAGATAGAAACGTGTTCATAAACTCAGTAGACTTAATACTGTGTCGAAATCTTCTTATATATTTTAATGATAAAACTCGAGAAACTGTCATTTTAAACCTTCTTAACTCCTTGAAAAAAGGTGGGAAGCTAATCTTAGGTGGAGGAGAGCGCGTGAGCCACCCAAGTCTTCTGGTAGAATACTATTCAGGTATGCCTGTCTACACAAAAATTTAA